Proteins found in one Paenibacillus sp. FSL R10-2782 genomic segment:
- a CDS encoding DL-endopeptidase inhibitor IseA family protein — protein sequence MKINTKLSALCIAAALMSVAQAAAAAPVVTAPAEATQPGAASPAAAAPAKVPAPAASSSVTTPAPAQAPSVPAASAPATAADSAKAATPAAPSAPAPRPASVAPAAAPSVPSTAKPSKPQQPSTSAPAAAEAASVKPTQLDKLNHESAIPLVLEAQSRYLYAISGGSTVGESFQWNGKSYRYLSEDIGTKTKLISYLTQAYTKQASEQFVSKFFVEVNGKLAQLDADGGNLLEFNRATAKMVTMTPIKRSYLLTVPYPAGTKQANEKITVNFEKVGSYWKVSTAPHVIF from the coding sequence ATGAAAATAAATACGAAACTATCCGCGTTGTGCATCGCAGCCGCACTTATGAGCGTGGCGCAGGCCGCCGCCGCCGCGCCCGTCGTGACCGCTCCAGCGGAAGCGACGCAGCCGGGCGCTGCCAGTCCGGCCGCAGCCGCCCCGGCCAAGGTGCCAGCACCAGCAGCATCTTCGTCGGTTACGACGCCAGCCCCGGCACAAGCGCCGTCGGTTCCAGCTGCATCGGCCCCGGCCACAGCCGCCGATTCCGCCAAGGCTGCTACACCAGCAGCTCCGTCTGCGCCAGCACCGCGCCCTGCTTCAGTAGCGCCAGCGGCTGCTCCGTCCGTACCGTCGACTGCCAAGCCGTCGAAGCCGCAGCAGCCGTCTACCTCGGCGCCAGCAGCAGCCGAAGCTGCCAGCGTAAAGCCAACGCAGCTGGATAAGCTGAATCACGAGAGCGCCATTCCGCTCGTGCTGGAGGCGCAGTCACGTTATCTGTACGCGATCAGCGGTGGCAGCACGGTGGGCGAATCGTTCCAGTGGAACGGCAAAAGCTACCGCTACCTGTCTGAGGACATTGGCACCAAGACCAAGCTGATCAGCTATCTGACGCAGGCCTACACCAAGCAGGCCAGTGAGCAATTTGTCAGCAAATTTTTCGTTGAAGTCAACGGAAAACTAGCTCAGCTGGACGCAGATGGTGGTAACCTGCTGGAGTTCAACCGGGCAACAGCGAAAATGGTGACGATGACCCCGATTAAGCGCAGCTATCTGCTGACCGTGCCTTATCCGGCAGGAACCAAGCAGGCGAACGAGAAAATCACCGTGAATTTTGAAAAGGTCGGCAGTTACTGGAAAGTCAGCACCGCGCCACATGTCATTTTCTAA
- a CDS encoding Cof-type HAD-IIB family hydrolase — MSDKKIIFFDIDGTLLDDDKKMPLTAEKAVFALREQGHEVAIATGRAPFMFKEIREQLEIDSYVSFNGQYVVLRGEVVATNPLNREALQSMTDLALTHNHALVYMDHMNMKANIPNDELVEKSVQTLKAKISVGYDPLYFQGRDIYQTLLMCTVEEEPFYEAVFKAFDFVRWHPSSVDVVPHAGSKAIGIREITSRLGIADENQYAFGDGLNDVEMLRAVHHSVAMGNGCDEAKAAAKMVTKRADEDGILYGLQKLGLL; from the coding sequence ATGTCAGACAAAAAAATTATCTTTTTCGATATCGACGGTACATTACTGGACGATGACAAAAAAATGCCACTAACGGCTGAGAAGGCCGTCTTTGCTTTGAGAGAGCAAGGTCATGAGGTAGCCATTGCCACAGGACGCGCGCCTTTTATGTTCAAGGAAATCCGTGAGCAGCTTGAAATTGATTCTTACGTCAGCTTTAATGGGCAATATGTCGTGCTTCGCGGGGAAGTCGTTGCTACAAATCCGCTGAACAGAGAAGCTTTGCAATCCATGACTGATCTGGCCCTTACTCATAATCATGCTCTCGTATATATGGATCATATGAACATGAAAGCCAACATCCCTAACGATGAGCTTGTAGAGAAGTCGGTCCAGACATTGAAGGCCAAGATTTCGGTTGGGTACGATCCGCTTTATTTTCAGGGAAGAGATATTTATCAGACGCTGTTGATGTGTACGGTAGAAGAAGAGCCCTTCTATGAAGCGGTATTCAAAGCTTTTGACTTTGTACGCTGGCATCCGAGTTCTGTGGACGTTGTTCCTCACGCTGGCTCCAAAGCAATCGGCATCCGCGAAATTACGTCCAGACTGGGCATTGCCGATGAAAATCAATACGCTTTTGGCGACGGTTTGAACGATGTGGAAATGCTGAGGGCTGTACATCATAGTGTCGCAATGGGTAACGGTTGTGATGAAGCCAAAGCCGCAGCTAAAATGGTCACAAAACGCGCAGATGAAGACGGCATTTTGTACGGGCTGCAAAAGCTTGGTTTGTTATAA
- a CDS encoding HPr family phosphocarrier protein, with translation MMTPIKVKDVKDIEKINQIVSNYTYDIWIHGKSGMADAKSILGMYVLKLDEPLTLVVPDTVNPKKLFKELEEFIHFPAQEG, from the coding sequence ATGATGACACCCATTAAGGTAAAAGACGTTAAGGATATTGAAAAAATCAATCAAATCGTTTCGAATTATACCTATGATATTTGGATTCATGGCAAAAGCGGCATGGCAGATGCCAAATCCATTTTAGGCATGTATGTGTTAAAGCTGGATGAACCGCTGACTCTGGTGGTACCTGACACCGTCAATCCCAAAAAGCTGTTTAAGGAGCTGGAAGAATTTATTCATTTTCCTGCTCAAGAAGGATAA
- a CDS encoding WXG100 family type VII secretion target, producing MPISYFHRRDVIIINKIQVSPEQLDHVASQFANAHGTLYNQLNGLDNTMNNLHSQWDGMERNRFYNDYRTAKYTLSSVLNKVQSIEIELKSIASKFRSTDDNPRGFWTALAAAMSASAASAGVGEAGKQAGDASEPPKNIDDWDRADADKYHQYEKLMKDAEAIGDKQVMQKIHDQMNVLRLQYEDSVTRTDYNTGETSKITSDSLVAVTELTGKDGTKTDISIDKKGNIVSYEQNNDKYDYWAQEHTQSAGEHALGKTAQTVTGYGIGLILSRGTGVGGAGSGAASGWGEHVVGIGGGMISDKVLFSVPDEGETRTMIYRTDKETGHIENMIIVTKGENEMEYRYWEDYN from the coding sequence ATGCCTATCTCCTATTTTCATAGACGGGATGTGATCATCATAAATAAAATCCAAGTCTCACCGGAGCAACTGGATCACGTGGCCTCCCAATTTGCCAATGCCCACGGAACACTGTATAACCAGTTAAATGGCCTGGATAACACAATGAACAACCTTCACAGCCAGTGGGACGGTATGGAGAGAAATCGTTTTTATAACGACTATCGGACGGCTAAATATACGCTTTCTTCTGTGTTAAACAAGGTTCAATCCATTGAAATTGAGCTGAAAAGCATTGCTTCGAAGTTTAGAAGTACGGATGACAACCCGCGTGGCTTCTGGACTGCATTAGCGGCGGCTATGAGCGCTAGTGCAGCGTCGGCGGGCGTTGGAGAAGCCGGGAAACAAGCTGGAGATGCCTCCGAGCCTCCTAAAAACATAGATGACTGGGATCGGGCAGACGCCGATAAATACCATCAATATGAGAAATTAATGAAAGATGCCGAGGCGATTGGAGACAAGCAGGTTATGCAGAAAATCCACGACCAGATGAACGTCCTACGGCTGCAATATGAGGACTCGGTGACCCGTACAGATTACAATACAGGAGAAACGTCCAAGATCACATCCGATTCTCTCGTCGCCGTCACCGAACTGACAGGTAAGGATGGCACGAAAACGGATATATCTATAGATAAAAAAGGAAACATTGTCAGCTACGAGCAAAATAATGACAAATACGATTACTGGGCCCAAGAGCATACCCAATCGGCTGGAGAGCACGCTCTGGGTAAAACGGCCCAGACCGTCACCGGGTACGGCATAGGTCTTATATTGTCGCGCGGAACTGGTGTTGGTGGAGCAGGTTCAGGTGCAGCCTCCGGCTGGGGAGAACATGTCGTCGGCATCGGTGGCGGCATGATCAGTGACAAGGTGCTATTCTCTGTACCAGATGAAGGCGAAACCCGCACCATGATTTACCGAACCGACAAGGAAACCGGACATATCGAAAACATGATTATCGTCACCAAGGGTGAAAATGAAATGGAGTACCGCTACTGGGAGGACTATAACTAG
- a CDS encoding formate/nitrite transporter family protein, protein METEGLRNVEQLAMKKYKIYKQSLLRYLARSMLASMFIGFGVIVAFKTGNFFYMEHSPFTYPMAALTFGAAIILIAYGGGDLFTGNTFYYTYAALRKKLRWGQVLRLWAASYGGNLLGAGVFALLIFLTGLFESSNVNSFLLNVVEHKMEAPTMQLFFRAILCNWLVCLAFFVPMFMKENGAKMFAMMLFVFCFFISGYEHSVANMCTFAIALVLDHPGTVSVAGVIHNLVPVTLGNLVGGVLLMGVMYYSVNLPFLDEEEH, encoded by the coding sequence ATGGAGACGGAAGGCTTACGCAATGTCGAACAGCTAGCCATGAAGAAGTACAAAATTTACAAGCAAAGCCTACTCCGGTATTTGGCTCGTTCCATGCTGGCGAGTATGTTCATCGGGTTCGGCGTTATTGTGGCCTTCAAGACGGGCAACTTTTTTTACATGGAGCATTCTCCATTCACTTATCCTATGGCAGCGCTCACGTTCGGGGCGGCCATCATTCTGATCGCTTACGGCGGCGGGGATTTGTTTACAGGCAACACCTTTTATTACACCTATGCTGCGCTCCGTAAAAAGCTCCGCTGGGGACAGGTGCTTCGGCTGTGGGCTGCCAGCTATGGCGGTAATTTGCTGGGTGCCGGGGTGTTCGCACTCCTTATTTTCTTAACTGGGCTGTTTGAGTCCTCCAATGTGAACAGTTTTTTGCTGAACGTGGTGGAGCATAAGATGGAAGCGCCCACAATGCAGCTGTTCTTCCGAGCTATTTTGTGTAACTGGCTGGTCTGCCTTGCCTTCTTTGTACCGATGTTCATGAAGGAGAACGGCGCGAAGATGTTTGCCATGATGCTGTTCGTATTTTGCTTTTTCATTTCGGGATATGAGCATAGTGTGGCTAATATGTGTACTTTCGCCATTGCGCTCGTGCTGGATCATCCGGGTACGGTCTCTGTTGCTGGCGTGATTCATAACCTTGTTCCGGTTACGCTTGGGAATCTGGTTGGCGGCGTGCTGCTGATGGGTGTGATGTACTATTCGGTGAATCTCCCGTTTTTGGACGAGGAGGAGCATTAA